TAGCTCCTTTGGAGAGGAAATTATGATGTGAAAGATTATGCCTGTGTGTCTTGCAGATTGCAAGATATTTTACCAATCAGTGTGTGTTAcctgtacaattaaaaaaatattttaaaatgcaatgcatattaaatataatacacacagaaaaactggcatttattttatttttttgagatggagtttcgttcttgttgcccaacctgtagtgcaatggtgcaatctcagctcactgcaacctctgcctcccaggttcaagtgattctcctgcctcagcctcctaagtagctgggattacaggtgtgcgccaccacgcccggctaattttttgtatttttagtagagacagggtttcactatgttggtcaggctgatctcgaactcctgacctcaggtgatctacccacctcggcctcccaaagtgctgggattacaggcgtgagccactgcgcctggcctgacatTCTTTATGAAATTTAGAATTGTTGAAGAAATATAACACTTCAGTAGGGTTCAAGGTGGTCCCAAAAGTTATATAAAAGATTAGTTTTTACTATAAACCCTTGTCTTTTACCCAGATCCTAGCATCCCTTCTCACATGGTTTCTCCATATATATAACAGAATCAAGAAACAAATGTTAATTAAACAATCTGTAACAGAATCAAGAAACAAATAAACTTTAATTAAACAATCTATATGGAACAAACATTCCCAAATTCTaagaataaatttttctttaagttctctCTGAGTTTGGCAATTgttgttttttataatttaatctgTTTAAATCATCAGGtcttataaaatataatgtactTAGAGCTGGATTCATGGCTGTTTATTATGAAAGGTTAgatttctcagtttttctttaaCCACATTTTGTTATATCGGACAGTCCTCTGTAACTCTGTACTACCTAACAACTAAATGGTTTAGATTGTTTAGCTCATGTTAATAGGATGGTTGTGTCTTATAAAAAACGagttatgtctgtgtgtgtgcgcacgcatgCGAATGTTCTGGCTTAAAGGTTGTTAATGGGAGGTTTGGGGTCCCCTTTAACATTGGTGAACACTATGATACTCTCCCCAGAGATATGTCTTGTCAGCCTCTCTAGTTCCCCTTGGCCTGCAGGTACAAACTTCTGCCCTAGAAGCTCTCTGCCATTGATGTATTCTAATAGATTTGTAAGGCTATTAGTTTGAAGCAACTCCTTGCTCACAGTGATTCTTGCTTCTCTGAGACCTGCTCCCAGTCTATAGTGTGGGCTTCAGAAGCCGTGACTCCCCAACTCTGCCTGTATCACCAGTTGAATGGACAACTAACCCGAGCTGGACCAACACAATTCTCTCCAGAGACTTTCGATTTTACTTTTGTGTAGagactttgttgcccaggctgatgtcgaaCTTGACGTgaggcctcaagcagtcctcctgtcttggccacccaaagtgctaggattacaggtatgagccgttGCGCTGGCCCTCTTTATAGGCTTTTGGACTTGGGAATAGAAaagcaaccccgtctctactaaaaatacaaaaaattagccaggcatggtggcacgcgcctgtagtcccagctactcgagaggttgaggcaggagaatcacttgaacctaggaggcggaggcaggagaatcacttgaacctaggaggcagaggcaggagaatcacttgaacctaggaggcggaggttgcaatgatcacgccactgcactccagcctgggcaacagagcaagactctgtctcaaaaaaaaaaaaaaaaaaagaagaagaaagaaaaaaagaaaagaaagaaaggcaagctGACTGCTGAATGGGGAATCTGTGTATGCCTGGGAGCTGTGGGGCAGCCACATTCCAGCACATGGATCTGAGAAACAGAATGCTGATCTGCAGAAAGAGATGAGAACCAAAGAGAGGCCACCTGTGTTCTGGGTCCATTTTCATCTTCCCTGAAGCCCAGCTGCCCAGGGTGGGGAAGAACACCCTGTGTCCATGGGATAGAGTCCTTTCCTCTTGCACTTGTGCCCAAAGAATCTTAAATAATACAAATGAGATATCCTTAGGTAGTTGGTCTTTTATGTAATATGTGTCTTCATTGGGGAATACTGACTTCTTAAAATCTCAAGATGGAAGATATACCACATGTAAATTATTTTAGAGCAATTAAATTGTTTTCAGGATTTCCCAAAAATgcttcttgtttcattttgttatttaagtAACAGATTATCTGAGCCTCTGTGCCCTGCACACAGTGGTTTATAAATGCCTTGCCCTGCCTATGAAGCAGGCATGAATGCTCCAGTATAGACAATGTTATCAGTAGCAGACAGGACAAAGTAAGAAAGGTACGTAATAATCAGTCTATTTGGGTGAATGTGGAAAGAAAAATACGAAGAAATATAACCAAAGCTTAAACAGCTATCACTGGGAAGTCAGAGATTTGGCTCCATAAAGAATGGTTTAGGGACCACAAAAGGTGGCCCAAAAGATGTACCTATGAGAGCGCTCCCAGCTGATGGGATTCATTGGCAGAATGAAGTGACAAATACAAACCTAAGCCATGGAGATATTAGTTCAAGCAATTTACCAAGTCACAACTGTAGTACATACctgtcattgttttattttaatacaagGGAGCAATTtcaatgtgtgtgtatacatgtatatgtttatgttGCACCtactccttatttttattttttattttgagacagggtctcactctgtcacccaggctggagtacggtggtgtgattatagctcactgcagcctcaatttcccaggcttaagcaatccttctgcctcagcctcctgagtagacagGACtgcgggtgtgtgccaccacacccagccaatttttttttatttttagtagagacgaggtctcactatgttgcccagcatgatctcgaactcctggcctcaagtgatcctcccacctcagcctcccaaagtactgctcAGCCTACACCTACTCTTTctgaaaggtgtttcagagaaagATTTCTACtgagtgcttttaaaaaatcagttatcagccgggcacagtggctcatgcctgtaatcccagcactctgggaggccgaggcgggcggatcacctgaggacgggcgctcgagaccagcctggccaacatggtgaaaccccgtctttactaaaaatacgaaaaattagccgggcatggtggcacatgcctgtaatcccagctactcgggaggctgagtcaggagaattgcttgaacccaggaggtggaggttgtggtgagccgagatcaagccattgcactccagcccgggcaacaagagcaaaactctgtctcaaaaaaaaaaaaaaaaaaattaaaaattatctttaatccCTACAGCTCTGACTTTCCAATCACTTCCTAAGTGATGTGCTTTTTGCCTTATAAAACATTATATGACAAATTCACCAGTGGCTGAGTTAATGGGAATCGGATAGAATTCTGTATATGTGCCTTAAGCATAGTCATTCTGATTTGCAGAAAATAGTCATGTCCCAGATTTATTACTTATGTGTAGCTGTAATTTGTGAGCTGAAAATATGTCTGAAAATCTGTGATTCCTGAACGGTGGGtattaatagaaatttatttcactaTTGGTGTTAACTTTCAACAATAGGAGGATAATCAAGGCAGatatttagaaatgaaatataccataaaatattaagttatttatatttaaatatgacaAATAGTCCTTTATGCATTGAAAATTTGGAAagcctaaaaagaaaaagaaaagcaatcaaGTCCTATCACTGGAGATAATTACTGCTATGATGGTGATGtattttcttctcatcttttttGTCTGCTCATAACGTGAATGTTTTCACAAGGTTGTGATCATATTATAATACAGTATTGTATCTCCActatctttctttctatttcattcaCCCTTCCTggtgttgaggcaggagaatagggtctggaggcagggaacctaaggctgattcatgctgacttcctagaactaaattgaaaggaaaacctcAACTTTCCatgcctaagtaacaaaaggaccagaggctactccctttgtAACCTCCACCACTCCACCGCCCCCAGCCTTTTCTGCGTGGCAGAAACATCTGCAACCAATCAAACGTTTGCATAGGAGTGTAACTTTTGTAACTTCACTTCGGtctctgattggttgcagaaagcaaaagcaaccaatcagactgattgcaggCCACTACTTTATTTGCATGGGATGAATACCAAGTGGCCAGTGGGAAACCTCTAGGCAGTACTTGGACCCCAGAAGATTCTGTAACCAGGGCCCTTGAGCCACTGCTCAGCCAGgtcccaccctgtggagtgcactttcattttcaataaatctctgcttttgttgcttcattctttctctgCTTTGCTGTGCATtatgtccaattctttgttcaaaaagccaagaacctggacaacttgtAGTCAAGACCTTCTACTGGTAACAGTGtcactaaatatttttcaaaagcaagATTTTTAAATAGCTGTATAGTGTTGTAATGTGGCAGTACAATTATTATTTAGTCTTTCTCCTGCTATTAGAGTCAGCATTCATTCAGCAATTTAAGTACTATTGGGTGTGCTAGCAGATAAAGGTTTATTGATtattgaagatagtcctgttctCAGGCATCACAGGTTGTAGGGGTAGGGACTGAACATTGAACTTTATATGGTATGGCTGTCTTAGGGGTACAGGCCGGGAGCTGTCAGCTTATAAGTGGTCATTTAAACCATGAGGAAGTGAAGATGGCGTTGCTCAGGGAAACAGGAAGCTAAGAGAAAAAGACCGAAGGTGGCACCCTGAGGAACACTCAATTGCATTGAACTTGAGATGCACTCAAATCTCTAGATCCCCATTTCCAAACATACATCTCCACTCATTTTTGTATGGACTTactcaaaaaattcaaaacagcCATTCTTCCTCTTGCCACCACATCCCTCACCCCTGAGATGCCAAGAACATGGAGCTTAAAAATTAGAGTGGTGGTCAGAGATGCCCCTGGGAGGAGGGCAAGGCTGGAAGCAAAGCCCATTCTATGTGGCTTGTTAATCTTCCTTTCCCTTACATCACTGTCAGGTAGTCTGAGTTGTAATTGGATCATTAAACTTGTTCTGGGATTCCTTCTAAACCGCATGGGGCTGGCACATTTGCCCCACTTGCACAACCAGGAGCCCACCTGTCTAAGCACTGACTCCCCCTAACTCATGCTCCCCCTGTGCTCTCTTCTCTGCTGGAACCATCCTGAGCTGGGTCTCCACTCTCCTTCTACTATAGTATGGTACTTTTTCACGGGGCAGCCATTGACCACTATGGAAACTAGACGTTCTGctcttcaagtcctttgccctCACAACTCTCAGGGCTTGTTCTAGGTGGAAGCAGGAAAAGATGGGCATGCTAGTCCAGGACCCTCTATAGAAGGAATATCAGAGGGAAGCACAGAGGAAATCAATGGAGGCCCAGCCACGGAGGAGGAAATGACAGTCATAGGAAATGCCAAATGTCAGAGTGAGATTCAAAACATTTGTGTTATTAATCAATTATGCAATGGTGTGATTGCATAAATAATGTGATTTTAGTTGGTTGTTTATTTTGGATGGAAATGTAGTCAGAAATTAGAGTATTAAGTTGGTTATTGTGTCCCAGTACGCAATCTTTGAGTCAAATGACATTTGATTAGAAAATGTTCTTTCTTGTCTTACATTAGAGCTCTTTCCAGGGGCCTCAACAGGGGATAAAATGCTGTGTTTTCTCAGAAATCTAGCAAATCAGAAGATGAACGATCATGTTTATGAtctctaaaggaaaagaaatgctcTAATATAAGGTTTTGTTAAGCACAATGTCCACCTAAGACATTTGGGGGAGAACCCCTTAAAAATAAGAgattagggctgggcgcggtggctcatgcctgtaatcctagcaatttgggaggctgatgtgggtggatcacctgaggtcagaagttcgagaccagcctggccaacatggtgaaacctcatctctactaaaaatacaaaacttagccgggcatggtggcaggtgcctgtaatcccagctacttgggaggctgaggcgggagaatcgcctgaacccaggaggtggaggttgcagtgagccgagatcatgccactgcactccagcgtggtgacagatcaagactccatctcaaaaaaaaaaaaaaaaaaaaaaagaaaagaaaagaaaaatgagagattaTAATACCGCAATGGATTATTCACACAGATTATGCTATCCCTTGTTTGAAGATTTTCCAACATGTGGCAAATTCTCTTTGCTTTTGGTCTTAACTGAGATCGGAAAAATTGAACTTAGTGCCATTTGAAGGAATTATTATAATGCAGcggttctcaaacttggctgtACATtataatcacctggggagcttttataAATCTCAGCTGTCCAGACCACACCACAGGCCAATTAAACTTTTCGGGTGTGACCCAGGTGTTTACCGTGTGCAAAGAAGTTTGAAAATGACTAAAATAGGTAACTCTGAAGTCAAACTGCCTGGCTTCGAATTCCAGGCCATCCACTTCCTAGCCATGTGCCCCTGGGCAAGATATTTGATTTCTATGAACTctatcagaaaaaaagacaataaaaataacatattcttGTAGGATTGCTATGAGATTTAAACAAGATCATGTATATAAACTACTtattaggttgctgcaaaagtgatcacggtttttgccattgaaagtgatGGCAAACACtgcgattacttttgcactaacctaacaAAACAGAGTAGGCATATGTGAAttctataggctgggcacagtggctcacaccagcactttgggaggccaaggggtggGGAGGATTGTGAACAATtttcacaagttcaagaccagcctaggcaacatagtgagacctcctctctacaaaaaataaaaataaaaaaattagcctagtgtggtggtgcatgcctgtagtcccagctactgaagtgggaggattgcttgagcctgggagatggaggccgcagtgagccatgatcgtgcccctgcactccagcctgggtgacagagtgagactttgtcttaaaaaaaaaaagaaaaatgaagttctatggtaattattattaactaacaGCTTTCTTATTTCATATTAATTACTCCGCAAGACACTTCCAGCATGGTTCCCCCATTCGACACTCATTCACctagttgatttttttgttgttgttctataACATTCATTCATGCACAAATTCATTTTACAAGTATGTATTCATTTAACATTGACTTAACTACGAGTGTGATAGAAGAcacaaaagaaatatacatatctGCCTCACCTCTCTTGGAGTTTATCTTCTCTCGTGTGTTCGTGTTTTCCGGTTCAGGTCATAAGCATCATGAGCTAAGGGACCATGTTTTATGCCTGGACAGCCCTAGCACGCGGTGCTACGGATTGGAGACACTGCAAGGCACCCGGCCTGGAAGACTGGGTTCTAGTTCTTGTTTTGCCACTTACAGGCTGGGTAACAGGGAGCAATCCTGTTGTCCTCAATAGGtgtgtttcctcatctgaaagtgTACACAATCCATCCATGACTGCTGTGACTATTACAGGTCTACACAACGCGCATGTGGATTTGTCTTGCAAACGTCCACGACCAGGCCCTCAGGAAACAGCGCCGCGCGTGCCCACCAAGGGGCAGCAGATCGCAGTGCAGAGGCCCGCGGCGCTCGACGTCAGGGCGGACGTCCCACCCCGTGACCATGACTGTGACCGTGACCGAGAGCGTCGCTGGGGCACGGCCGGGCGGCGCAGAGGGAGTGCACAGGACCCGCCATGGCGGCCGAAGCCTCGGAGAGCGGGCCGGGGCTGCAGGAGCTCATGCGCGAGGCGGAGATCAGCCTGCTCGAGTGCAAGGTGTGCTTTGAGAAGTTTGGTCACCGGCAGCAGCGGCGCCCGCGCAACCTGTCCTGCGGCCACGTGGTCTGCCTGGCCTGCGTGGCCGCCCTGGCGCACCCGCGCACGCTGGCCCTCGAGTGCCCATTCTGCAGGCGAGCTTGCCGGGGCTGCGACACCAGCGACTGCCTGCCGGTGCTGCACCTTatagagctcctgggctcagcgCTTCGCCAGTCCCCGGCCGCTCACCGCGCCGCCCCCAGCGCCCCCGGAGCcctcacctgccaccacaccttcGGCGGCTGGGGAACCCTGGTCAACCCCACCGGACTGGCGGTTTGTCCCAAGACGGGGCGGGTCGTGGTGGTGCACGACGGCAGGAGGCGTGTCAAGATTTTTGACTCTGGGGGAGGATGCGCGCATCAGTTTGGAGAGAAGGGGGACGCTGCCCAAGACATTAGGTACCCTGTGGATGTCACCATCACCAACGACTGCCATGTGGTTGTCACTGACGCCGGTGATCGCTCCATcaaagtgtttgatttttttggcCAGATCAAGCTTGTCATTGGAGGCCAATTCTCCTTACCTTGGGGTGTGGAGACCACCCCTGAGAATGGGATTGTGGTAACTGATGCGGACGCAGGGTCCCTGCATCTCCTGGACGTCGACTTCGCGGAAGGGGTCCTTCGGAGAACTGAAAGGTTGCAAGCTCATCTGTGCAATCCCCGAGGGGTGGCAGTGTCTTGGCTCACCGGGGCCATTGCAGTTCTGGAGCACCCCCTGGCCCTGGGGACTGGGGTTTGCAGCACCAGGGTGAGAGTGTTTAGCTCAAGTATGCAGCTTGTCGGCCAGGTGGATACCTTTGGGCTGAGCCTCTACTTTCCCTCCAAAATAACTGCCTCCGCTGTGACCTTTGATCACCAGGGAAATGTGATTGTTGCAGATACGTCTGGTCCAGCTATCCTTTGCTTAGGAAAACCTGAGGAGTTTCCAGTACCGAAGCCCATGGTCACTCATGGTCTTTCGCATCCTGTGGCTCTTACCTTCACCAAGGAGAATTCTCTTCTTGTGCTGGACACAGCATCTCATTCTATAAAAGTCTATAAAGTTGACTGGGGGTGATGGGCTGGGATGGGGCCCTGGAATCAGAAGCACTAGTGCTGCCATTAATGAATTGTTTAACCCTGGATAAGTCACTTAAACTCATCTCTCCAGGCAGGGATAATTAAAACTGTCGGCAGACTTACAAAGCTTGGGACAGTTATTAGAGATTAatctaccatttattgaatgcataCTCTTTGTGCAAGGAAATTTGCAAATATTAGCTCATTTCATCCGTACTATTCAGTgaggtaattttttttcccccaagatagagtcaagctctgtcacccaggctggagtgcagaagcatgatcacggctcactacagttTCAACTTCCccgctcaggtgatccttccacctcagcctcccaagtaactgggacacCAAGCATGCattaccacactcagctaatttttgtatttcggcagagatgggttttcaccatgttgcccaggctggtctcaaactcctgaactcaagcaatccaccttcctcggcctcccaaagtactaggattataggcatagcCCCTTGCCCAGCCACAATTTTTAGTATTAATCTCGTTGtacaagtgagaaaactgagacccagagagcttAAGTGACTTCCTCGAGGTCATAGTTACTTACTGCAATAGTCACAATTTGAATTCAATTCTGATTCCAAATAAGTTGCGCTTAAATAAGATAACAGATGTggggaaaaatatgtaaatgtatagtGTTGCTATGTGTACTCTCCTTACAAGTAGCTAATTATTTTAGCACAAAGATGTGCAAAGAAAGGAGACTTTATGGAGagttcaggagaaaaaggatttTGTGGTGGCCATCACTTTCATTCAATTTGCGACTGCTCTGATGGCACATTAGATGAAGTTACTGTTCATCCTAAGTTAAgtgaataagaaaaacaattgaacTGCTTATTAAAAAGGTAAACATGTCTTTTAATGGCTATATCTTCTCCACTATACAAACTCAGAAAATACCACTTGGTTGTTTGAGAAAGGCCTGTATCTGTGTAAGTTCTAAACTACTGTAGAACACGCTACATACTAGTGTCAGAGGGCTGGATGACGCTCCTGTTACATGTTTATGTTACATGCTTATGGGGGTTTTTTGcattcgtttgtttgtttttagacagggtcttgctctgttgcccaggctggagtgcagtggagtgatcactgctcactgcagcctcgactccctgggctcaagcgatcctcctgcctcagcatcctgagtagctgggactacaggtgtgtcaccatgcccagctaatttttaaatttttcatagggATGGGATCTTGTttttgttgcccaaactggtttcgagctcctgggctcaagagagcctcctgccttggcctcccaaagcactgggactataggtatgaaccactgtgcctcaCCCACGTAAATTAAAAGTGAGAGCCTAACTCCCATGCCAGTCCACAT
The window above is part of the Symphalangus syndactylus isolate Jambi chromosome 23, NHGRI_mSymSyn1-v2.1_pri, whole genome shotgun sequence genome. Proteins encoded here:
- the NHLRC1 gene encoding E3 ubiquitin-protein ligase NHLRC1; this encodes MAAEASESGPGLQELMREAEISLLECKVCFEKFGHRQQRRPRNLSCGHVVCLACVAALAHPRTLALECPFCRRACRGCDTSDCLPVLHLIELLGSALRQSPAAHRAAPSAPGALTCHHTFGGWGTLVNPTGLAVCPKTGRVVVVHDGRRRVKIFDSGGGCAHQFGEKGDAAQDIRYPVDVTITNDCHVVVTDAGDRSIKVFDFFGQIKLVIGGQFSLPWGVETTPENGIVVTDADAGSLHLLDVDFAEGVLRRTERLQAHLCNPRGVAVSWLTGAIAVLEHPLALGTGVCSTRVRVFSSSMQLVGQVDTFGLSLYFPSKITASAVTFDHQGNVIVADTSGPAILCLGKPEEFPVPKPMVTHGLSHPVALTFTKENSLLVLDTASHSIKVYKVDWG